The proteins below come from a single Pichia kudriavzevii chromosome 2, complete sequence genomic window:
- a CDS encoding uncharacterized protein (PKUD0B09230), with protein sequence MENIEVKLKLKLSLLFSRERTCIKLSLSLWEATMELYSANDTSISRAGLRQTDITTQLESQKKFRAKTQSVMFNAAMMKSKRSLHDESMSVYSGRSGNTENMINQQLYHQQQYPVQDQCSQQQPQNLPIGQYPAGQYPPRQFPPGPYQSGQLPPGQYPPGQLPMGQYPLKQYPAGQYPQQYPVTQNQPIPLPKQRTDKKEFRESYMYLNQYSTDQSQQPQQQNLGRISASSQGSPVQSLQRRFSSQNGGIIGSPMSMTTEEIARKMSLNALMGVRSNDQFGTADSTTLSPVINYMNRIDSGSHENSNSDWESIYDESSIRQRNPTPEMTKAIDRLQAENRSLKKRLKDIELGRDASSIVAIDEKYSKLVEEYDTLVDNYLILETENKKLATENDSFNKTLSKVENSTNLKDKQIKNYDEALKKIIEKLGDIVPSQSDIELLLDELDGDLKEKYKVYLKKPTHSDDKEGEVVSESRKVSTNVSLEDHVNISTLTDAEIIHMLSDDVKTLRLSLSKTNTQLKEITKVYNTKVQEERKTIIVSSMQKMLHNEFLRENPGRKTGLQNFRIIQICPDSGIDRRNKEYSPVSQLANFSSPSTSESPPMSAASKNSMISESNSQRKLNDSDYSNTENESEGEFHDSNDLVPSDELDFFSSSTGKKKNAPAISSLQATSSPIDLQFEKFN encoded by the coding sequence ATGGAGAATATAGAGGTGAAATTAAAGTTAAAACTCTCCTTATTATTTTCTAGGGAACGTACCTGTATAAAGTTATCGCTCTCACTTTGGGAAGCAACCATGGAATTGTATTCAGCTAACGACACATCTATATCTCGTGCCGGTTTGAGGCAGACAGACATTACAACCCAACTGGAAAGCcagaaaaaattcagaGCCAAGACTCAAAGTGTGATGTTTAACGCTGCAATGATGAAGAGTAAACGCTCATTACACGACGAGTCTATGTCGGTATACAGCGGAAGGTCTGGAAATACAGAGAATATGATTAACCAGCAGCTATATCATCAGCAGCAATATCCTGTGCAGGATCAATGCTCACAACAGCAACCACAGAATCTTCCGATAGGGCAATATCCAGCAGGGCAGTACCCACCGAGACAATTTCCACCAGGACCGTACCAGTCAGGTCAATTGCCACCGGGACAGTATCCGCCAGGACAATTACCCATGGGACAATATCCACTAAAACAATATCCAGCGGGACAATACCCCCAGCAATACCCAGTAACACAAAACCAACCAATTCCATTACCTAAGCAGAGAACAGATAAAAAAGAATTCCGGGAATCGTATATGTATTTGAACCAATATAGCACTGATCAATCCCAACAGCCCCAACAACAAAACCTAGGTAGAATAAGTGCATCATCACAAGGTTCCCCTGTTCAATCGTTACAGAGAAGATTTTCCTCTCAAAATGGAGGGATAATAGGGTCTCCAATGTCCATGACAACCGAAGAAATTGCGAGGAAAATGTCTTTGAATGCGTTGATGGGTGTCAGATCAAACGATCAATTTGGTACTGCAGATAGTACAACCCTGTCACCCGTCATCAACTACATGAATAGAATAGACAGTGGATCTCATGAGAATTCCAATAGTGACTGGGAATCTATTTATGACGAGAGTTCCATCCGGCAAAGAAATCCAACTCCTGAAATGACCAAAGCTATTGATCGTTTACAAGCTGAAAACAGAAGTCTAAAGAAACGATTAAAGGATATTGAACTAGGACGTGACGCCAGCTCAATTGTTGCTATTGACGAGAAATACTCGAAATTGGTGGAGGAATATGATACTTTAGTGGATAATTACTTGATACTTGAGactgaaaataaaaaactgGCAACCGAAAATGACTCCTTTAATAAAACTCTAAGCAAAGTAGAGAATTCAACCAACTTGAAAGATaaacaaattaaaaacTACGACGAAGCactgaagaaaataatcgAAAAACTAGGAGACATAGTACCGAGTCAATCGGATATTGAATTACTTCTCGATGAATTGGATGGTGACCTAAAGGAGAAATATAAAGtctatttgaaaaaaccgACACATTCTGATGATAAAGAAGGCGAAGTGGTGAGCGAATCACGGAAAGTTAGCACCAACGTCTCATTGGAAGACCATGTCAATATTAGTACACTAACAGATGCCGAAATAATACATATGTTGAGTGATGATGTTAAAACTTTGAGACTATCTCTATCTAAAACAAACACGCAATTGAAGGAGATCACCAAGGTTTATAATACCAAGGTTcaagaggaaagaaaaaccatTATTGTATCTTCCATGCAAAAAATGTTACATAATGAGTTTTTACGAGAAAATCCTGGCAGAAAAACTGGTTTACAGAATTTCAGGATTATCCAAATCTGCCCGGATAGTGGTATTGACCGTCGTAACAAAGAGTATTCTCCGGTCTCTCAATTAGCCAACTTTTCATCGCCTTCAACCTCCGAGAGTCCTCCAATGTCTGCTGCATctaaaaattcaatgatttcagAATCAAATTCTCAAAGAAAGCTGAACGACTCTGATTACTCAAATACGGAGAATGAAAGTGAGGGAGAATTCCACGATAGCAACGATCTAGTTCCTTCTGATGAACTtgactttttttcttccagCACtgggaagaaaaaaaatgcacCTGCAATCAGCTCACTTCAGGCAACAAGCTCACCAATCGATTTAcagtttgagaaatttaACTAA
- a CDS encoding uncharacterized protein (PKUD0B09240), with product MGVSKYRMNKNMQRFTVVSVLVTCFFFTLHFLRTSPTELFVVNSPFHYSDISKYTHIFTSILSPNCPALDEYERESRNYWQYYGFQHHMKLDEDSLSNILRVSDEQENELGRVHSELMNKYLHDEHPLYQHMRKQVERNNKPNNKGIVYVSGKNYYWLTMVSIKYIRDVLKDKETPIEIFVPFRVKNDHHCSKIEKVFSKVKCSYFTDHLTKTQIRQIKGYQYKALALLLTQFNEILYLDSDNIPISNIGDMFENQLYKKNGFISWADFWKRSTNYKYYKIAGLSRFANPISTTPSVESGQILINKSTHLKTLLLAYYYNLYGPEYFYPLFSQGFPGEGDKETFYLASRASNEPSYLINGHKTKSFGYTNKEGKYTGQGILQGEPSNPDNFWFLHMNYPKLYVNKLLKSGYFDKEKKRHWTKIRHAHDDGKTSEFKKSAGKDLEYEIWKIMDELLSTDFKGFQVFKDIGNDEMADYVKLQMKTIKNQL from the coding sequence ATGGGGGTCTCCAAATATAGAATGAACAAGAATATGCAACGCTTCACCGTTGTGTCTGTGTTGGTAAcatgtttctttttcacaTTACACTTCTTACGAACATCGCCAACGGAATTGTTTGTTGTCAATTCACCGTTCCATTATTCTGATATATCCAAATACACACATATCTTTACATCTATCCTAAGTCCCAATTGCCCTGCGTTGGATGAATATGAGAGGGAGTCTAGAAACTATTGGCAATACTATGGGTTTCAACACCACATGAAATTAGACGAAGACTCTCTATCCAACATATTGCGTGTTAGTGACGAGCAGGAAAATGAATTAGGCAGAGTCCATAGTGAATTGATGAACAAATACCTCCATGATGAACATCCCCTATACCAGCACATGAGGAAGCAAGTTGAGCGAAATAATAAACCTAATAATAAGGGTATTGTCTACGTTTCTGGTAAGAATTACTATTGGCTAACAATGGTTAGTATTAAATACATACGGgatgttttgaaagataAGGAAACTCcaattgaaatctttgtACCGTTTAGAGTCAAGAATGACCATCATTGTTCcaagattgaaaaagttttctcTAAAGTCAAATGTTCCTACTTCACTGATCACTTAACGAAAACTCAAATCAGGCAAATCAAAGGATATCAGTATAAGGCTTTGGCATTATTGCTAACCCAATTTAATGAAATATTATATTTGGATTCAGACAACATTCCAATCAGTAACATCGGAGACATGTTTGAGAACCAGTTGTATAAGAAAAACGGATTTATCTCATGGGCCGACTTTTGGAAGAGATCAACCAACTATAAATACTACAAAATTGCAGGACTTTCGAGATTTGCCAATCCCATCTCCACCACACCATCTGTCGAGTCTGGGCAGATACTGATCAATAAATCAACACATTTGAAGACTCTATTACTTGCATACTATTATAACCTATACGGGCCCGAGTATTTTTATCCTCTCTTTTCGCAAGGATTCCCCGGTGAAGGAGATAAGGAAACGTTCTATCTTGCTAGCAGGGCTTCGAACGAGCCATCATATTTGATCAATGGCCACAAAACGAAGAGTTTTGGTTACACAAACAAAGAGGGGAAATATACAGGTCAGGGAATTTTACAAGGGGAGCCAAGTAATCCAGATAACTTTTGGTTTTTGCATATGAACTATCCAAAACTATACGTTAATAAGTTACTAAAATCTGGCTACTTTgacaaagagaagaagagacATTGGACCAAAATCAGACACGCACATGATGATGGTAAAACCTCtgaattcaagaaaagTGCAGGAAAAGATCTAGAATATGAGATTTGGAAGATCATGGATGAATTACTTTCGACGGATTTCAAAGGGtttcaagttttcaaaGACATTGGGAATGACGAAATGGCAGACTATGTGAAGTTACAGATGAAGACCATCAAAAAccaactttga
- a CDS encoding uncharacterized protein (PKUD0B09250; similar to Saccharomyces cerevisiae YER087W (AIM10); ancestral locus Anc_7.368) translates to MEFNRHMVNLLNGSKASWAAMFQSKIYIRKVSTLTPFSHPPPNLSRKQLSKLSTTELLIKAGFIAQPNAGLTNWLPLGKETLENVKRIIHRHHKEAQCVEVSLSSLSHNSIWEKTNRWNNNELFKVGDFCLAATAEEEITTLMTPFLQSYKKLPFIGYQLTRKYRNEKRSRGGLLRGREFYMKDAYSFDSTPENALTSFNKMNGVYEKIFNDLRLPWVKANADSGDIGGDLSYEWHIVSDVGEDTVVKCNECGACGNVERVHSLKEDGYVDESDVSYFLNNEHELICVYYPKGRKLSMKFLKEEDLVEINEHLGDGEKALTIFETENEENDNLMTIYRLCDVNVGPGTKMPDLPVPFSKNHMITFQGLDITEAQEGDVCSHCEKGRLIEMKGVEVGHTFYLGTKYSEPLNATFIDGNNEKKYFEMGCYGIGVSRIVGVIAEILRDETGLRWPAAIAPLQVSIIKSGELSGKDAEIEDFIDKLRLNKKVRLEVDESEDIGFGKKLTKSKIIGIPLQVILGKSYPIVEIEVRGTFFSENYKKEMLEKGDEWGWKEDTSKFGDIKHTVDITHAGEVIELLLKDL, encoded by the coding sequence ATGGAATTCAATAGGCATATGGTGAATTTGCTTAACGGTTCCAAAGCCAGCTGGGCTGCTATGTTTCAAAGCAAGATCTACATTCGTAAGGTTAGTACCCTAACACCGTTTTCACACCCACCGCCAAATTTGAGCCGAAAACAGCTCTCTAAGCTAAGTACTACTGAGTTGTTGATAAAAGCTGGGTTCATTGCACAACCTAATGCCGGCTTAACCAACTGGTTACCACTGGGAAAAGAGACACTGGAAAACGTCAAGAGGATTATACACAGACACCATAAGGAAGCGCAATGTGTTGAAGTATCactttcatcattatcGCATAATTCCATATGGGAGAAAACCAACAGGTGGAATAATAATGAATTATTCAAAGTTGGAGACTTTTGCTTGGCTGCTACAGCAGAAGAGGAGATCACGACTTTAATGACACCATTCTTACAAAGCTATAAGAAACTACCATTTATTGGTTATCAACTAACACGGAAATATCGTAATGAGAAGAGATCAAGAGGTGGATTGTTACGTGGAAGAGAATTTTACATGAAAGACGCATATAGTTTCGATTCAACACCCGAAAATGCACTAACTTCATTTAACAAGATGAACGGCGTCTACGAGaaaatcttcaatgatttgagACTACCCTGGGTGAAGGCAAATGCTGATAGTGGTGATATTGGCGGTGATTTAAGCTACGAATGGCATATTGTTAGTGACGTTGGGGAAGATACTGTTGTTAAATGTAATGAATGCGGGGCTTGCGGGAACGTTGAGAGGGTGCATAGTTTAAAAGAGGATGGCTATGTTGACGAGAGTGATGTCTCCTATTTCCTAAATAACGAACACGAATTGATTTGTGTTTATTACCCAAAGGGACGCAAATTGTCgatgaagtttttgaaggaGGAAGATTTGGTTGAAATTAACGAACATCTAGGTGATGGAGAGAAAGCATTAACtatatttgaaactgaGAATGAAGAGAATGACAACCTTATGACCATCTACAGGTTATGTGACGTTAATGTAGGTCCTGGTACTAAAATGCCGGACTTGCCGGTACCATTCTCCAAAAACCATATGATTACTTTCCAGGGGCTTGATATCACCGAGGCCCAGGAGGGAGATGTTTGTTCACATTGCGAAAAAGGCAGACTTATTGAGATGAAGGGTGTTGAAGTTGGACATACCTTTTACCTTGGCACCAAATATAGTGAGCCACTAAATGCCACATTTATTGATGGTAATAACGAGAAGAAATACTTTGAGATGGGCTGTTACGGGATTGGAGTCAGCAGGATAGTCGGAGTTATTGCTGAAATCCTGCGAGATGAAACAGGATTACGCTGGCCTGCTGCAATTGCACCACTACAAGTCAGCATAATTAAAAGTGGCGAGTTATCAGGAAAGGATGCAGAAATTGAAGACTTCATCGACAAGCTAAGattaaataaaaaggtGCGGTTAGAAGTGGATGAAAGTGAGGATATTGGTTTTGGTAAGAAGTTGACCAAGAGTAAAATTATTGGTATTCCATTGCAGGTGATACTTGGCAAGTCTTACCCGATTGTTGAGATTGAAGTTCGTGGTACATTTTTCAGTGAGAACTACAAGAAGGAGATGCTGGAAAAGGGCGACGAATGGGGTTGGAAGGAGGACACTAGTAAATTTGGTGACATCAAACATACTGTTGATATCACTCATGCCGGGGAAGTCATTGAATTGTTATTAAAAGACTTGTGA
- a CDS encoding uncharacterized protein (PKUD0B09260; similar to Saccharomyces cerevisiae YER019C-A (SBH2) and YER087C-B (SBH1); ancestral locus Anc_7.369) — MSSAIPGGAKTLAKRKATQENKLKQQQQNQPNSSRAAGAGGSSSSMLKIFNEEAQGFKIDPLVVLVFAVSFIFSVVLLHVLAKLSGRVL; from the exons ATG TCTTCAGCTATTCCAGGTGGTGCAAAAACATTGGCTAAAAGAAAGGCCACTCAAGAAAACAAGCTtaagcagcagcaacagaACCAGCCAAACTCTTCAAGAGCTGCAGGCGCAGGAGgttcttcatcttccatGCTCAAGATCTTCAACGAGGAAGCTCAAGGTTTCAAGATAGACCCTCTAGTCGTCCTAGTCTTTGCCgtttcatttattttttctgtgGTCTTGTTGCATGTCTTGGCAAAACTCTCTGGCCGTGTCTTATAA
- a CDS encoding uncharacterized protein (PKUD0B09270; similar to Saccharomyces cerevisiae YBL051C (PIN4); ancestral locus Anc_7.370) — protein MEAAQQGNMREAALSEGSPSAESSEGAAASGSVSVSAPAPAAASAPPQSDSNNNLSNIMPPDLTGSSMLSARVAQSRHFAGNTPGNMANQVDNTLLFSPPNTQLSSSFLNINAMANDSASLFDSTLGTAATKDLGSGSSSHLYNNGNLNMPPIDFLHIDDDDDLNNYNTTFNDITNDMTNDNQSMKNEMNNDNINQDNNNNNNTLSVGNISYKNNNNNTTATTGQITNPNNADNNDNNNNNNGNNVNNDSSKNNVNINDGSARGALDSVTIQRPTLTGSTNNSMSSNWMSTQNLVTSLNVDPWIQEQAQVSPNLNFHQYQIGGMSSHSTGNHSNMPTNLSMLTSSGFGTTHISQQQQSRQPHSYMKNPSPLIGTENLNTNNYGHFMALGQNYSLYNGQTSNATSATPSMKNGTSNRLQSNNNEEDELIPTAIVIKNIPFAIKKEQLLDIMSKLNLPLPYAFNYHFDNGVFRGLAFANFNSIEETAMVVSVMNGREIDGRKLRVEYKKMLPAQERERIEREKKEKRCQLEEQHRNASSTSLASVFSASSAPPVSKNNNNNAATNNNITIHQSQSTTNIVDHPGAQGSSLNDNEQNDRSLVIFPPVDELPTPPSNMDFNNPEVLELYTRLVLFREDANSSALTFSAISLSNDGKRYVKNLCQFLSLDESTDNSTVSVRKKSTGQSTRTSPTGNQNNQLNLQQPSLMRSHSQNLVNSNPGLSFTSNRYRQHTPRSVSQNLQSGMNNLGLSVNLPTTQTSLQQQLQPQSQHQASQLHHSSSAASLTLLRSKAGLTAPATPISSRQSTFPQNSGLSVFNSNLSMLSNMGNINNMNNISNMNNINNMNNVNNMLGYSSYNGYNGYNQAQVTGGSNISMSSNRGVDQLTQGVEYLHFDTQSQPQQQQPHQQQQN, from the coding sequence ATGGAAGCTGCACAACAGGGAAACATGAGAGAAGCGGCTCTTTCAGAGGGGAGCCCCTCGGCTGAATCGTCCGAGGGTGCAGCTGCGTCTGGATCTGTATCTGTATCTGCACCGGCACCTGCAGCCGCATCTGCACCCCCACAATCAGatagcaacaacaatttgTCTAACATCATGCCTCCAGACTTAACAGGGAGTTCTATGCTTTCAGCTAGGGTGGCACAGTCACGCCATTTTGCAGGAAACACACCGGGAAACATGGCAAACCAGGTTGACAACACTCTGCTATTTTCTCCGCCAAACACACAATTATCCAGCTCTTTCCTCAACATTAATGCAATGGCCAATGACAGTGCTTCTCTCTTTGACAGCACACTGGGAACAGCAGCTACGAAGGACTTAGGATCGGGTTCCAGCAGCCACTTGTACAACAACGGGAACCTCAACATGCCTCCAATAGATTTCTTACATATTGATGACGACGATGATTTGAATAACTACAATACTACCTTTAACGATATAACTAACGACATGACTAACGACAATCAATCTATGAAGAATGAGATGAATAATGACAACATCAACCAAgacaataataacaataacaacacCCTAAGCGTCGGCAATATCAGCtacaaaaataacaacaacaatacaaCTGCTACTACAGGTCAAATCACTAATCCTAATAATGCtgataataatgataataataataataataatggtaaTAATGTTAATAATGACAGCAGCAAAAATAACgtcaatatcaatgatgGGTCTGCTAGAGGTGCTTTAGATTCAGTGACCATACAACGCCCAACTCTGACTGGGTCTACAAATAACAGCATGAGCTCTAACTGGATGTCTACTCAGAATTTAGTGACCTCTCTAAATGTGGACCCTTGGATCCAAGAACAAGCGCAAGTGTCTCCTAACTTGAATTTCCACCAATATCAAATAGGTGGGATGTCTTCACACTCAACTGGTAACCATTCGAATATGCCGACAAATTTAAGTATGTTGACTTCTTCAGGATTTGGTACTACACACATATCACAACAGCAACAGTCTAGACAACCGCATTCTTATATGAAGAACCCATCACCATTAATTGGTACGGAGAACTTGAATACAAATAACTACGGCCATTTCATGGCGCTTGGCCAAAATTATTCCCTCTACAATGGCCAAACGAGCAATGCGACCTCTGCAACACCGTCTATGAAGAACGGAACTTCCAACAGGCTGCAATCCAACAATAATGAAGAGGATGAATTAATTCCAACTGCTATCGTTATCAAGAATATCCCCTTTGCCATTAAGAAGGAACAGTTACTGGATATTATGTCAAAGTTAAATTTACCACTGCCTTACGCTTTCAATTATCACTTTGATAACGGTGTTTTCAGAGGCTTGGCTTTTGCTAATTTCAACTCCATAGAGGAAACTGCCATGGTAGTCTCGGTGATGAACGGTAGAGAAATTGATGGCCGTAAATTACGAGTTGAATATAAAAAGATGTTACCTGCTcaggagagagaaagaattgaacgtgagaagaaagaaaaaagatgTCAGTTGGAGGAACAACACAGAAATGCGTCTTCCACTTCTTTGGCTTCTGTATTTTCCGCTTCGTCAGCTCCTCCGGTTAGTAagaataataataataatgcTGCAACTAATAACAACATCACCATTCATCAATCCCAGTCAACGACTAACATTGTAGATCATCCTGGTGCTCAAGGTAGTAGCTTGAATGATAATGAACAGAATGATAGAAGCTTGGTTATTTTCCCCCCTGTTGATGAGTTACCAACTCCACCTTCAAATATGGATTTCAACAATCCAGAAGTGTTGGAATTATATACTAGATTGGTTCTTTTTAGGGAAGATGCGAACTCATCCGCTTTAACATTCTCCGCAATCAGTCTAAGTAATGATGGAAAAAGGTATGTCAAGAATCTGTGCCAATTCTTGAGTTTAGATGAATCAACCGATAATAGTACAGTGAGCGTGCgcaaaaaatcaacaggCCAATCTACTAGAACCTCCCCAACAGGCAACCAGAATaatcaattgaatcttcaacaaccGTCTTTGATGAGGTCGCATTCTCAAAACTTAGTTAACTCTAATCCAGGTCTATCTTTCACTAGTAATAGATATAGACAACACACCCCTAGATCGGTAtctcaaaatcttcaaagtgGCATGAATAATTTAGGCTTAAGTGTAAATCTTCCAACTACTCAAACAAGtttacaacaacaactgCAGCCTCAAAGCCAACACCAAGCCAGTCAGTTGCATCACTCTTCGTCTGCTGCGTCTCTTACGCTCTTACGTAGTAAGGCTGGCCTGACGGCACCGGCAACTCCTATTTCTAGTAGGCAATCAACTTTTCCGCAAAATTCAGGATTGTCAGTGTTTAACTCAAACCTTAGTATGCTAAGCAATATGGGcaatatcaataacatGAACAATATTAGTAATATGAACAATATTAATAATATGAATAATGTAAACAATATGTTAGGATATAGCAGTTACAATGGTTACAACGGGTATAATCAGGCACAGGTAACAGGTGGTTCTAATATAAGTATGTCTTCGAATAGAGGTGTGGACCAACTGACACAAGGTGTGGAATACTTGCATTTTGATACACAATCCCAACcacaacagcagcaaccacatcaacaacagcagaATTAG